The uncultured Desulfovibrio sp. genome segment CGCAACTGCGGGCGGCCCTGTTTTTATCCATTATGAAAACCCTGAGGCCTCGCTGTCAGTCCTTGCGACGGCTCCCGCCGTCTGCAAGGAACCGCACAACGACCCTTTGTCCTATCAGCAGGCTGCCAGCCTCAAGGGTCGTCACCACTTCTACAACCCTTGTGTCTTGCTTTTCTGCCGGATCTTCCGGCGGCAGGCGCTGGCCCACTACCCGTCCGATTCGCAGCACAGTGCCGCTCATCGTGTGAAACTGATCGCTCTCGGGCACAATAAGCACACGCTGCCCCGGCGAGGCTTGCGACAGATACTGCTCGTCCAATTCTGCCCGAACAATCAACGGGCTATTGGGCACAAAGCTGAACAGGGGGGTCACATTCAGGGTACTCACCCCGTTACCCGGACGCGCCTGCCGCTGCACAATGCGGCCATCAAGCGGCGCAACAATCCTGTACTCGTTGACTTCATTCTGCGCGACCACTACGCGGGCACGGGCCACCTCCACTGCGGCAATACTACTGCGC includes the following:
- a CDS encoding HlyD family secretion protein — translated: MPSAPIAEVLASAKGRVDVEGGVIKLAARRDGVITAVMAEEGETVQAGRVLACLDDSLARNRLNLAEQELRHTELQVRRNEIVLRAAQRELERLRPMIKTRAVAMREFDQAGDTLVVAEVDLRSSIAAVEVARARVVVAQNEVNEYRIVAPLDGRIVQRQARPGNGVSTLNVTPLFSFVPNSPLIVRAELDEQYLSQASPGQRVLIVPESDQFHTMSGTVLRIGRVVGQRLPPEDPAEKQDTRVVEVVTTLEAGSLLIGQRVVVRFLADGGSRRKD